One Deltaproteobacteria bacterium HGW-Deltaproteobacteria-4 genomic window carries:
- a CDS encoding RNA-splicing ligase RtcB has product MALPPQLRKVSDTTWELPTSYKDGMRVPARIIATESLLHGMEAGVFEQTANVACLPGIINYAYCMPDGHWGYGFPIGGVAAFDPATGVISPGGIGFDINCGMRLCLTNLTEEQVRPHIRELVDRLFAAIPTGVGCSGFVRSSRSEFRRVIERGSRWCLENGFATPEDLEMTEEGGGFAGADAAACSDKAIERGYDQIGTLGSGNHYCEIQVARPENIFDAATARAFGITIPNQVVIMFHCGSRGFGHQVATDYLQTFLRVMTSKYGIKLYDRELACAPFRSPEGQAYFAAMKCAANMGFANRQVILHRIREVFAHCFHSSPEKLGMRMVYDVAHNTAKLEKHCIDGEMTEILVHRKGATRAFGPGMAGLPNAYQETGQPVIIGGSMETGSYLLAGMTSAESTFYTTAHGSGRTMSRHQAKKLVKGRQLLDDMEARGIHVRSASYGGLAEEAGFAYKDIDIVTAATEVAGLSRRVVKLVPIGNIKG; this is encoded by the coding sequence ATGGCCCTACCCCCGCAACTGCGCAAAGTTTCCGACACCACCTGGGAACTGCCGACCTCTTACAAAGACGGCATGCGGGTGCCGGCGCGGATTATCGCCACGGAATCTCTCCTGCACGGCATGGAGGCCGGGGTCTTCGAACAGACCGCCAACGTCGCCTGCCTCCCCGGCATCATCAACTACGCCTACTGCATGCCGGACGGCCACTGGGGTTACGGCTTCCCCATCGGCGGCGTCGCCGCTTTCGACCCGGCCACCGGCGTGATCTCTCCCGGCGGCATCGGCTTCGACATCAACTGCGGCATGCGCCTCTGCCTGACCAACCTCACCGAAGAGCAGGTGCGGCCGCACATTCGCGAACTCGTTGACCGGCTCTTTGCCGCCATCCCCACCGGCGTCGGCTGCAGCGGCTTTGTCCGCTCTTCGCGCAGTGAATTCCGCCGGGTGATCGAACGCGGCTCGCGCTGGTGTCTGGAGAACGGCTTCGCCACCCCCGAGGATCTGGAGATGACTGAGGAAGGGGGCGGCTTTGCCGGCGCCGATGCGGCAGCGTGCAGCGACAAGGCGATCGAACGCGGCTACGACCAGATCGGCACCCTCGGCAGTGGCAACCACTACTGCGAGATCCAGGTGGCACGGCCGGAGAACATCTTCGACGCAGCGACCGCCCGCGCCTTCGGCATCACCATCCCCAACCAGGTGGTGATCATGTTCCACTGCGGCAGCCGCGGCTTCGGCCATCAGGTCGCCACCGACTACCTCCAGACTTTTCTGCGGGTAATGACGAGCAAGTACGGGATCAAGCTCTACGACCGCGAACTCGCCTGCGCCCCTTTCCGCTCCCCGGAAGGGCAGGCCTACTTTGCAGCGATGAAGTGCGCCGCCAACATGGGCTTTGCCAACCGCCAGGTCATCCTCCACCGCATCCGCGAAGTCTTTGCCCACTGCTTCCATTCCTCCCCCGAGAAGCTGGGGATGCGCATGGTCTACGACGTCGCCCACAACACCGCCAAACTGGAAAAACATTGCATCGACGGGGAGATGACCGAAATCCTAGTCCACCGCAAGGGTGCGACCCGCGCCTTCGGGCCGGGGATGGCCGGACTCCCTAACGCTTACCAAGAGACCGGCCAGCCGGTCATCATCGGCGGCAGCATGGAGACCGGTTCCTACCTCCTCGCCGGCATGACGAGCGCGGAGTCGACTTTCTATACCACCGCCCACGGCAGCGGCCGCACCATGAGCCGCCACCAGGCGAAGAAGCTGGTCAAGGGCCGCCAGCTGTTGGACGATATGGAGGCGCGCGGCATCCATGTCCGTTCCGCTTCCTACGGCGGTCTTGCCGAGGAAGCCGGTTTCGCCTACAAGGATATCGACATCGTCACCGCGGCCACGGAAGTTGCCGGCCTCAGCCGCCGGGTGGTGAAGCTGGTGCCGATCGGCAACATCAAGGGGTAG
- a CDS encoding ABC transporter substrate-binding protein translates to MHKVIAFLAALLFTLPPVAFAGDILRFAPLPMESPETVASQWKPLLEYLEKSLGVRVQIDHSTEYQEILDKFVAGRLDLAYLGPLPYLRLKDRFPAAQPLVIFREKTGEPAYTCALIATAESELRPGQLKDHKIALTQHLSTCGYLSVDGLLQQAGSSLKENRYRYLGQHDEVALAVLRGEFAAGGVKTAIARKYARLGLVVIAETSPLPGLALVANGNTLSAERIAQIRQTLLDVAPAVREHWGDNIRYGVIPGHDEDYAGARQLPYKSSIPERSNF, encoded by the coding sequence ATGCACAAGGTTATCGCCTTCCTGGCCGCGCTGCTCTTCACCCTCCCGCCCGTCGCCTTTGCCGGCGACATTCTGCGCTTTGCTCCCTTACCCATGGAATCCCCGGAAACCGTGGCCAGTCAGTGGAAACCCCTGCTGGAGTATCTTGAAAAGTCTCTGGGGGTGAGAGTGCAGATCGATCATTCGACCGAGTACCAGGAGATTCTCGATAAATTTGTCGCCGGCCGCCTCGATTTGGCCTATCTTGGTCCCCTCCCTTATCTCCGGCTCAAGGACCGCTTCCCCGCGGCGCAACCACTGGTCATCTTTCGTGAAAAGACCGGAGAGCCTGCCTATACCTGTGCCTTGATCGCGACCGCCGAAAGCGAGTTGCGTCCCGGGCAACTGAAGGATCACAAGATCGCCCTGACCCAGCACCTTTCTACCTGCGGCTATCTTTCCGTCGACGGCCTGCTTCAGCAGGCGGGGAGCAGCCTGAAAGAAAACCGTTACCGCTACCTCGGGCAGCACGACGAAGTGGCCCTGGCCGTCCTCCGCGGCGAATTTGCCGCCGGCGGAGTGAAGACCGCCATCGCCCGCAAATACGCCCGCCTGGGACTGGTGGTAATCGCTGAAACCTCTCCCTTGCCGGGGTTGGCCCTGGTTGCCAACGGCAACACCCTTTCTGCCGAGCGCATCGCGCAAATCCGTCAGACGCTCCTCGATGTCGCCCCGGCGGTCCGGGAGCATTGGGGGGACAATATCCGCTACGGCGTCATCCCCGGCCACGACGAGGACTACGCCGGGGCGCGGCAACTTCCCTACAAAAGCTCCATCCCCGAGCGGAGCAATTTCTGA
- a CDS encoding MarR family transcriptional regulator: MRDKTAASYRDPALQEIIARNAAPPIPEGNYELRILQSLRRIIRAIEIHSQHLSHSYQITGPQLGCILTIKQNGAMTPTRLARILYLSASTVVGIVDRLEEKGLLARIRSTADRRQVQICLTEAGALLAATAPSPLQETLSDSLKNLPSLEQVSITLALDKLVSLMEAGEISAAPILETGPLLPASDSPLP; encoded by the coding sequence ATGCGCGATAAGACGGCAGCCAGTTATCGTGATCCGGCCTTGCAGGAAATTATTGCACGGAACGCTGCCCCCCCCATCCCCGAGGGGAACTATGAGCTGCGCATCCTGCAATCGCTGCGTCGTATCATCCGCGCCATTGAAATCCATTCACAGCACTTGAGTCATTCCTATCAGATCACCGGCCCCCAGCTCGGGTGTATTCTGACGATCAAACAAAACGGGGCAATGACGCCGACGCGTCTTGCCCGTATCCTTTACCTTAGTGCCAGCACCGTGGTCGGCATCGTCGATCGCCTCGAAGAAAAAGGGCTTCTTGCCCGTATCCGCAGCACCGCGGACCGCCGTCAGGTGCAGATCTGTCTGACGGAAGCCGGTGCGCTCCTCGCCGCGACTGCTCCCTCGCCGTTGCAGGAGACTTTGTCCGATAGTCTGAAAAATCTGCCGTCCCTGGAGCAGGTGTCGATTACCCTGGCTCTGGACAAACTCGTCAGCTTGATGGAAGCCGGGGAGATCTCGGCCGCACCGATTCTGGAGACCGGCCCGCTTCTGCCGGCTAGTGATTCGCCCCTTCCCTGA
- the ablB gene encoding putative beta-lysine N-acetyltransferase, translating into MIDTLTTFGQSKIQHGKHSDRVYLMHLATADLQGIIPHLRALAGDRGYSKIFAKIPAAAEDTFLADGYTVEASIPNFFRGQESALFLGKYFSPERQEEKRPASVAEALDLARQKATLGGGHQPLDAALRCRQMLPTDTPPMAALYRQVFATYPFPIHDEAYLRQTMAEDVIYFGIWEGSELIALTSAEMDRKGENAEMTDFATRPDCQGRGLANYLLAQAEAAAAQCGIKTAYTIARSYSPGMNITFARNGYTYSGTLTHNTQISGTLESMNVWHKSLLP; encoded by the coding sequence ATGATTGATACTCTGACAACTTTTGGCCAGTCGAAGATCCAGCACGGCAAACATAGTGACCGGGTCTATCTGATGCACCTGGCAACGGCGGATTTGCAGGGGATCATCCCGCATCTTCGCGCGCTCGCCGGCGACCGGGGCTATTCAAAGATCTTCGCCAAGATTCCGGCGGCCGCCGAAGACACCTTTCTCGCCGATGGCTACACTGTCGAAGCGTCGATTCCGAATTTTTTCCGGGGACAGGAGTCCGCCCTCTTCCTCGGGAAATATTTTTCTCCGGAGCGGCAGGAGGAGAAGCGCCCCGCGAGCGTTGCCGAGGCTTTGGATCTCGCCCGCCAAAAGGCGACGCTCGGCGGCGGCCATCAACCCCTTGACGCGGCCCTGCGCTGCCGGCAGATGCTGCCCACCGATACGCCGCCGATGGCGGCCCTTTACCGCCAGGTCTTTGCCACTTATCCTTTTCCGATCCATGACGAAGCCTATCTGCGCCAGACCATGGCGGAGGATGTCATCTACTTCGGCATCTGGGAAGGATCTGAGCTCATCGCCCTGACTTCGGCGGAGATGGACCGCAAGGGAGAGAATGCGGAGATGACCGACTTTGCCACCCGGCCCGACTGTCAAGGCCGTGGGCTCGCCAACTATCTCCTGGCGCAGGCGGAAGCAGCCGCAGCGCAATGCGGCATCAAAACCGCTTACACCATTGCCCGCTCCTATTCGCCCGGCATGAATATTACCTTTGCCCGCAACGGCTATACCTACAGCGGCACCCTCACCCACAACACCCAGATCTCCGGCACCCTGGAGAGCATGAATGTGTGGCACAAGAGCCTCCTTCCATGA
- a CDS encoding transporter, protein MRNEERIVKAVAAALEREKQVNLYNFPLQLEFADGVLTMEGEVEHIMAKKRALEVAAAIPGVASIVDRVHLSPAEAMTDGEIRERVCKALLAEEMLGSCALWAIVKGRPEVVREAEQGLDGSIDVEVTDGIVILNGVVSSLTAKRLAGVLAWWVPGSRDVVNGIEEVPTEEDNADEVIDALRLILEKDPFVNAGQIRVSCANDWVTLDGLVKNESERRMAEADAWYLFGVDGVTNRLLVEA, encoded by the coding sequence ATGCGCAACGAAGAGCGGATAGTCAAGGCGGTGGCGGCGGCCCTGGAGCGGGAGAAGCAGGTCAATCTCTACAACTTCCCTCTGCAACTGGAGTTCGCGGACGGAGTGCTGACCATGGAAGGGGAGGTGGAGCATATCATGGCGAAAAAGCGGGCGCTGGAGGTGGCGGCGGCGATCCCCGGCGTCGCCAGCATCGTTGACCGCGTCCACCTTTCTCCGGCGGAGGCGATGACGGACGGCGAAATCCGTGAACGGGTCTGCAAGGCTCTCCTCGCCGAGGAGATGCTCGGCTCCTGCGCCCTCTGGGCGATCGTTAAAGGGAGGCCGGAGGTGGTGCGTGAAGCGGAACAGGGGCTGGACGGCAGTATCGATGTCGAGGTGACGGACGGCATCGTCATTCTCAACGGTGTCGTCTCCAGCCTGACCGCCAAGCGTCTCGCCGGGGTCCTCGCCTGGTGGGTGCCGGGGAGCCGCGACGTGGTCAACGGTATCGAGGAGGTGCCGACCGAGGAAGACAATGCCGATGAAGTTATCGACGCTCTCCGTCTCATTCTCGAAAAGGACCCCTTTGTCAACGCCGGGCAGATCAGGGTCAGCTGTGCCAACGACTGGGTGACCCTCGACGGGCTGGTCAAGAACGAAAGTGAACGGCGGATGGCGGAGGCCGATGCCTGGTATCTCTTCGGCGTCGACGGGGTGACAAATCGGCTGCTGGTCGAGGCGTAG
- a CDS encoding RNA 2',3'-cyclic phosphodiesterase, which produces MRLFVAIELPPEIKHTLWMLRSDLPGARWVPREQMHLTLAFLGEVEDEAVGVLRAELARIHFHAFKVSFTSTGCFPGRQRPRVLWVGLAPQPRLTELAALVREALLRCNLPVEERLFSPHITLARLKAPAAREVGVFLEQSLPPHLPMLVVQEFILFQSRLTPRGAEHLPLQSFPLTVE; this is translated from the coding sequence ATGCGCCTTTTTGTAGCCATCGAGCTCCCGCCGGAGATCAAGCACACCCTCTGGATGCTGCGCTCTGATCTCCCCGGCGCACGCTGGGTGCCACGGGAGCAGATGCACCTGACCCTCGCCTTTCTCGGCGAGGTAGAGGATGAGGCGGTCGGGGTGCTGAGGGCCGAACTGGCGCGGATTCATTTCCACGCCTTCAAGGTCTCCTTTACCAGCACCGGCTGCTTCCCCGGCCGGCAGCGTCCCCGGGTGCTGTGGGTTGGACTGGCGCCGCAACCGCGCCTGACCGAGCTCGCCGCCTTGGTGCGGGAGGCTCTCCTTCGGTGTAACCTGCCGGTGGAGGAACGCCTCTTCTCCCCTCATATCACCTTGGCCCGCCTCAAGGCGCCGGCGGCGCGTGAGGTCGGGGTCTTTCTTGAGCAATCCCTCCCTCCGCACCTTCCCATGCTGGTGGTGCAAGAGTTCATCCTCTTTCAGAGCCGTTTGACCCCGCGTGGCGCCGAGCATCTTCCCCTTCAGAGCTTTCCGCTGACGGTGGAGTGA
- a CDS encoding nicotinate phosphoribosyltransferase: MRYSPLLTDLYELTMLAGYLEEGMAEKPAVFDLFFRKNPFEGGYAVFAGLEPALEYLEKLRFLPEELEYLRSLGLFQPRFLDFLRDFRFHGTVTAPPEGTVVFANEPLLTVEGPLAEAQFVETALLNIINFQTLIASKAARIVHAAAGATVLEFGLRRAHGPDGGLSCARAACVGGVRSTSNVLAGMVYDLPVRGTHAHSWVQAFPDELTAFRAYADAFPDSSTLLVDTYDTLLSGIPNAITVARELREKGHELRGVRLDSGDLAYLSRASRKMFDNAGFPEVKIVASNELDEFVIDSIRAEGGQIDIYGVGTKLATGSGSGGGALGGVYKLVAIDGLPKLKVTSDIAKATLPGKKKLLRAREPDGRFIQDVICLEGKTPGAGAVVFDPANPLQQTTLPADVILQDLRRVVMQNGRRTQPPEMLEVMAARSAGELAMLPQGCLRFINPHRYKVSICDELKELRNTLIAQLQRSMPHA; this comes from the coding sequence ATGCGCTATTCACCGCTGCTCACCGACCTCTACGAACTGACCATGCTCGCCGGGTACCTGGAGGAAGGGATGGCAGAGAAACCGGCGGTCTTTGACCTCTTCTTCCGCAAGAATCCCTTCGAAGGGGGCTACGCGGTCTTTGCCGGACTGGAACCGGCTCTGGAGTATCTGGAGAAGCTGCGCTTTCTGCCGGAGGAACTGGAGTACCTGCGCAGTCTGGGGCTCTTCCAACCCCGCTTTCTCGACTTTCTCCGCGACTTCCGCTTTCACGGCACCGTCACGGCCCCGCCGGAAGGGACGGTGGTCTTTGCCAACGAGCCGCTGCTGACCGTGGAAGGGCCGCTCGCCGAGGCGCAGTTCGTCGAGACTGCCCTGCTCAATATCATCAACTTCCAGACCCTCATCGCCAGCAAGGCTGCCCGCATCGTCCATGCCGCCGCCGGAGCAACCGTTCTCGAATTCGGCCTGCGCCGGGCGCACGGCCCGGACGGCGGCCTTTCCTGTGCCCGCGCCGCCTGTGTCGGCGGGGTGCGCAGCACCAGCAACGTTTTGGCGGGGATGGTCTACGACCTGCCGGTGCGCGGTACTCACGCCCACAGCTGGGTGCAGGCCTTCCCCGACGAACTCACCGCTTTTCGCGCTTATGCCGACGCTTTCCCCGACAGCAGCACCCTTCTCGTCGACACTTACGACACACTGTTAAGCGGCATCCCCAACGCCATCACCGTAGCGCGCGAACTGCGGGAAAAAGGGCACGAACTGCGTGGCGTCCGTCTCGACTCCGGCGACCTCGCCTATCTTTCCCGCGCCAGCCGCAAGATGTTCGACAACGCCGGCTTTCCCGAGGTCAAAATCGTCGCCTCCAATGAACTCGACGAATTCGTCATCGATTCGATCCGCGCCGAAGGGGGGCAGATTGATATCTACGGCGTCGGCACCAAGCTGGCAACCGGCAGCGGCAGCGGCGGCGGCGCGCTCGGCGGCGTCTACAAGCTGGTGGCGATCGATGGCCTGCCGAAATTGAAAGTCACCAGCGACATCGCCAAGGCGACCTTGCCGGGGAAGAAGAAGCTGCTGCGGGCGCGGGAGCCGGATGGCAGATTTATTCAGGATGTCATCTGTCTGGAGGGGAAGACACCGGGGGCCGGCGCGGTCGTTTTCGATCCCGCTAACCCCCTGCAGCAGACCACCCTGCCCGCCGACGTCATCCTCCAGGATCTGCGGCGGGTGGTGATGCAAAACGGGCGACGGACACAACCCCCGGAGATGTTGGAGGTCATGGCAGCGCGGAGTGCCGGTGAGCTGGCGATGTTGCCGCAGGGCTGTCTGCGCTTTATCAACCCGCACCGCTACAAGGTCTCGATCTGCGACGAGCTGAAGGAGCTGCGCAACACCTTGATCGCGCAGCTGCAAAGGAGCATGCCCCATGCCTGA
- a CDS encoding ribonuclease Z (member of metallo-beta-lactamase family; the purified enzyme from Escherichia coli forms dimeric zinc phosphodiesterase; in Bacillus subtilis this protein is a 3'-tRNA processing endoribonuclease and is essential while in Escherichia coli it is not; associates with two zinc ions), with protein MTPIFHPFLINSPFDDPAVFVDFLYSRRAILFDLGTLNNFSTRKLLRTGHVFVSHAHIDHFIGFDHLLRLCLGRDKHLHLYGPPGFVEQIRHRLAAYSWNLVFSYDTDFTIIASEVHADGRLLTGEFHCQRGFALENFPFGGKTGDLLHDEAGLRVRVAHLDHKIPSLAFALEEKWHLNIMKNRLAESGLAVGPWLKKLKEAIVGGLPDDTPMALPSGDVRPLGELKETVVRISAGQKICYVTDAGYTPENAAKIVALAQGADYLFIEATFLQAEAERASERSHLTARQAGELARAAGVSRVIPFHFSPKYRGREAELRAELEQAWHRG; from the coding sequence ATGACCCCGATCTTTCACCCCTTTTTAATCAACTCCCCCTTCGACGACCCAGCAGTCTTTGTCGATTTCCTGTACAGCCGCCGCGCCATCCTCTTCGATCTCGGCACTCTTAATAACTTCTCGACACGCAAGCTCCTGCGCACCGGTCATGTCTTCGTTTCCCACGCCCACATCGATCATTTCATCGGTTTCGATCACCTCCTGCGCCTTTGTCTCGGCCGCGACAAGCATCTCCACCTCTATGGCCCTCCCGGTTTTGTCGAGCAGATTCGCCATCGTCTTGCCGCCTACAGCTGGAATCTCGTCTTCAGCTATGACACCGACTTCACCATCATCGCCAGCGAGGTTCATGCCGATGGCCGTCTCCTCACCGGTGAATTCCACTGCCAGCGCGGTTTTGCGCTGGAAAATTTCCCATTCGGCGGCAAAACCGGCGATCTCCTCCATGACGAGGCCGGCCTTCGTGTCCGGGTTGCCCACCTTGATCACAAGATTCCCAGCCTCGCCTTTGCCCTCGAAGAGAAGTGGCATCTCAATATCATGAAGAACCGGCTGGCGGAGTCAGGGTTGGCGGTCGGTCCCTGGCTCAAGAAACTCAAGGAGGCAATCGTGGGTGGTCTTCCGGATGATACTCCTATGGCGCTGCCGTCAGGGGATGTACGTCCCCTCGGAGAGTTGAAGGAGACAGTGGTGCGGATCAGCGCCGGACAGAAGATCTGCTATGTCACCGATGCCGGCTATACTCCGGAAAATGCCGCGAAGATCGTTGCCCTTGCACAAGGGGCCGACTACCTCTTCATCGAGGCGACCTTTCTTCAGGCCGAAGCCGAACGGGCCAGTGAGCGCTCCCACCTTACCGCCCGTCAGGCCGGTGAACTCGCCCGCGCTGCCGGTGTGAGCAGGGTCATCCCCTTTCACTTCTCTCCCAAGTACCGGGGGAGGGAAGCGGAGCTTCGTGCAGAGCTCGAACAGGCCTGGCACAGGGGATGA
- a CDS encoding nicotinamidase, whose amino-acid sequence MPEKAALLIVDVQNDFCPGGALGIRDGDKVIAPLNYAAQLFRAAALPVLTSRDWHPPQTHHFREFGGDWPVHCVAGTAGADFHPDLQLPEETMILSKGIDPTLDGYSAFEAVSADGRQMAELLAEMGVQRLYIGGLATDYCVLATTLEARQRGLAVTVLIDAIAAVELLPGDSVAALARMTGAGAQLASVADLPDKLQAKRRE is encoded by the coding sequence ATGCCTGAAAAAGCCGCCCTGCTCATTGTCGATGTCCAGAATGACTTTTGCCCCGGCGGCGCCCTGGGGATCCGCGACGGCGACAAGGTGATCGCACCGCTCAATTACGCCGCCCAACTCTTCAGGGCGGCAGCACTGCCGGTGTTGACCAGCCGCGATTGGCATCCGCCGCAGACGCATCATTTTCGCGAATTCGGCGGCGACTGGCCGGTGCACTGCGTCGCGGGGACAGCCGGGGCGGACTTCCATCCCGACCTCCAATTACCGGAAGAGACAATGATCCTTTCCAAAGGGATCGACCCAACGTTGGACGGTTATTCGGCCTTCGAGGCGGTCAGCGCTGACGGCCGGCAAATGGCGGAGCTCCTGGCTGAAATGGGGGTGCAAAGACTCTATATCGGCGGGCTGGCGACCGACTACTGCGTCCTGGCCACCACCCTCGAAGCCCGGCAGCGTGGTCTGGCAGTGACGGTGCTAATCGACGCTATCGCCGCCGTCGAACTCCTCCCCGGCGATAGCGTCGCTGCTCTCGCCAGGATGACAGGAGCCGGCGCGCAGCTCGCCAGCGTTGCCGACCTGCCGGACAAACTGCAAGCGAAACGACGGGAGTAA
- the ablA gene encoding lysine 2,3-aminomutase — MSIYTPNQQEIAEKLSTKGVSRADWKDWRWQLKHSIQSLAAVEKLLNIRFSAEEKLELEKTLDRFPLSVTPYYLSLINAADYRNDPIFMQAFPSPRELEIERNDMADPLHEDKDSPAPGITHRYPDRVLFHISNVCSMYCRHCTRKRKVGDVDSIPDRDSIMQGIDYIRQTPVIRDVLLSGGDPLMLSDDYLDWILTELENIPHVQVIRIGTRMPVVLPYRITPELITMLKKHHPLWVNTHFNHPREITASSRAALRLLADAGIPLGNQTVLLAGINDCPRIIKSLVQELVANRVRPYYLYQCDMAEGLAHFRTPVGKGIEIMENLIGHTSGFAVPTYVVDAPGGGGKIPLTPNYLLSLSTNKVVLRNYEGVITTYHEPESYKAIFCDRKCDDCKLELKLEGAEECEATGIVKLLSDFDETISLTPENNSRMERRNSDD; from the coding sequence TTGTCTATCTACACACCAAACCAACAGGAAATCGCCGAAAAACTCTCAACTAAAGGGGTCTCCCGTGCCGACTGGAAAGATTGGCGCTGGCAGCTCAAGCACTCGATTCAATCTTTGGCAGCGGTGGAAAAACTCCTGAATATCCGTTTCAGTGCCGAGGAGAAGCTCGAGCTGGAAAAGACCCTCGACCGTTTCCCTCTGTCGGTAACGCCATATTATCTCTCCCTGATCAATGCCGCCGATTATCGCAACGACCCGATCTTCATGCAGGCTTTCCCCTCGCCGCGTGAACTGGAGATCGAGCGCAACGATATGGCCGATCCTCTCCATGAGGATAAAGACAGCCCGGCGCCGGGGATTACCCACCGCTACCCCGACCGGGTCCTTTTTCACATCAGTAATGTCTGCTCGATGTACTGCCGGCACTGTACGCGCAAACGCAAGGTCGGCGACGTCGACTCTATCCCCGACCGTGACAGTATTATGCAAGGGATCGACTATATCCGTCAGACCCCGGTGATCCGTGATGTCCTCCTTTCCGGGGGGGACCCGCTGATGCTCTCCGATGATTATCTCGACTGGATTCTCACCGAGCTTGAGAATATCCCCCACGTCCAGGTTATCCGTATCGGTACGCGCATGCCGGTCGTCCTCCCTTACCGCATCACCCCTGAGCTGATTACCATGCTCAAAAAGCACCATCCCCTCTGGGTGAATACGCACTTTAACCATCCCCGTGAAATTACGGCCTCGTCCCGCGCGGCGCTGCGTCTGCTCGCCGATGCCGGCATCCCGCTCGGCAACCAGACCGTCCTTTTGGCCGGGATCAACGACTGTCCGCGCATCATCAAGTCGCTGGTCCAGGAACTCGTCGCCAACCGGGTTCGTCCTTATTACCTTTATCAATGCGATATGGCCGAAGGGCTGGCCCATTTCCGCACCCCGGTCGGCAAGGGGATCGAGATCATGGAGAACCTCATCGGCCATACCAGCGGCTTTGCCGTCCCGACCTATGTTGTCGATGCCCCCGGCGGTGGCGGCAAGATTCCGCTGACCCCCAACTACCTCCTTTCCCTTTCGACCAACAAGGTGGTGCTGCGCAACTACGAAGGGGTCATTACCACCTATCACGAGCCGGAGAGCTATAAAGCGATCTTCTGCGATCGCAAATGCGATGACTGCAAACTCGAGCTCAAGCTCGAGGGGGCGGAAGAGTGCGAAGCCACCGGCATCGTTAAACTCCTCTCCGACTTTGACGAAACGATCTCCCTGACGCCGGAGAACAACTCTCGCATGGAGCGCCGTAATAGTGATGATTGA